Genomic segment of Chrysiogenes arsenatis DSM 11915:
AGCCCACTGAAGGCACTATCAGCAGAGCGGAGCGTCCCTTCCAGATCATTCACGACGCCGGCACCACGATCGCGCAGTATACTGCTAAAAATTTCGAGATTGGAAATCAGCGCATTGATCTTCTCTTCATTACTCAACGTAATCCCTTTTACCGCGTCGGTGATTTGCGTCAAATTACTCATCGTTTGGTCGACACGCGACTCGTTGCGCTCAATAATGTGTTTTAGCGCATTGGTGATATCGGAGAGATTCTCCATCGTCGCATCCACACTTTGCCGATTGGCAACAACCAAGGCGTTCAGATTGGTGCTTAACTCTTTAAATTGATAAATCAGTTCATTGATATTGTCGTTTGTCTGCGGATTCCCTAACGAACGCTTGAGGTTACTGGTGATATCGGAAACATCATCGGCAACTTTGCCAAACGCGCCCATCAGATCGTCACTGGTGGCACGATTGACCACACGAGCGGTAGCACCATCGTCCAGAGGTTCACCATCAAGACGATACTCCAACTCTAGGAATTTTTCACCGAGCACCCCTTCGGTACGAATTTCCGCACGTACGTCATCAGGGACGCGATAGACACGCTGAATAGAGACGGTAACGAGCACACGACCTTCTTCCAGCGCAATCTCATCGACAGAACCGATTTTCACCCCCGCCATTTTAACACTGGCACCGCGATTTAAGCCGCCAACACTTTCAAATGGCAACCGCACTTGATAGTAGTTGCGGCCATCAAGCCGTAACGTTCCAAGCTGCACACTCATATACACTAAGAAGGCAAAACTCACGATAATGAGCACACCCACTTTGGCTTCGGCATTAAACCTCATGATCCCCCCTTACATCGTAGCGCAGAAACTCCTGAATCGTTTCATTCTCCGATGCTAATATTTCCGCAGGCGTTCCCGCCTGGAGTATCGCTCCAAAATGCAACATAACCAATTGATCTGCAATTCGTAGTGCCCCGCGAATATCATGCGAGATCACTACCGAAGTCAAGCCCAGTCGATCATTGGTCTCCCTGATCAGCGCATTCACCTGATGGCTCATAATAGGATCAAGCCCAGTCGTTGGTTCATCATAGAGGATAATCTTCGGGTCAATTGCGATGGCTCGCGCTAAACCGACCCGTTTGCGCATGCCCCCAGAAAGCTCCGCCGGAAATTGATGTTCTATCTCTCCTAACCCAACCATATCAAGTTTTTCACGAACACGCCGCTTCCGTTCGGCCACATTCCATGGGGTATGTTCCACCATCGGAAAGGCAATATTTTCGGCCACGCTCAGGGAATCGAAAAGTGCCGCTTCCTGAAAAAGCATCCCAAAACGCTTGCGGAACTCAACCAATTCGCGACCGCGCAATCCCGTCAACTCTATCCCATCGACGGTTATACTCCCGCTATCAGGCTTAATTAAGCCAAGCAGATGTTTGAGAAATACCGACTTCCCCGAGCCGGAACCGCCGATCACCACCGTGATTTTTCCGGCAGGAATATCAAGGTTAATGCCCCGCAGCACGTGTTTTTCGCCAAATGATTTCTGAAGATTGCGAATGTGAATCAAGTGTCCCTCTCGCTAAAAGCTGCTAAAACATCAGAGCCGTGAGTAGATAGTCTGCCACCAAAATCAGCGTTGACGAAAGCACCACCGCAGACGTCGTCGAACGCCCAACACCCACTGCCCCTTGCGAAGTTTGCAGCCCGATGCCGCAACTTACCGAACTGACAATGACGCCAAACACCGCCGCTTTCACCAGACCGCTGGTGATATCGCTTATCTCAACGAGCGCCACCATTTTATCCATATACACAACGGGATTGATGCCGAGCAGATGCACCCCGACCACATAACTGCCAAGAATCCCCATGAAATCAGCCACAATCGTCAGCAACGGAAACATCAAAAATGCCGCAACAATTCGTGGCGTCACAAGGTACTGAATCGGCTCCACCGCCATCGACTCCAGCGCGTCAACTTGCTCCGTTACCTTCATCGTCCCGAGCTCGGCGGCCATGGCACTCCCAGCACGGGCAGTGATCATCAGAGCGCTCAACACTGGCCCTAACTCACGCGTAATCGAAATAGCGGCGACCGCCCCAACCAGATATTCGGCATGAAATTTACTAAAGCCAATATAGAGCTGAAGTGCCAACACCATTCCGGTGAAAGTCCCCGTCAGGATCACCACAAACAGCGAGCCAAAACCAATGAACTCAAACTGGCGTATAAATTCCCGGTAGCGGAACGGTGGACGGAACAACCACAGCATGGCGTTCCAGAAAGTAAAAAAGATTACTCCGGAAAGATACGCCGTGCGATATCCTTGCGTTCCCAACGATTCGAGAAGTTTACCCATTGATATACACCCGTTCTACACGCTGCGAAATGCCGCAAAAAATTTCATAATCTATCGTGCCGCAGATATCTGCCAACTCCTGCGCATGGAGCACCTGCTCTCCTTGTGTACCAAAGAGAACCACTTCATCGCCACGGCTAACTGGGCGACCCGTCACGTCTATCATCGTCATATCCATACACACATTCCCGAGCACCGGCGCAAAACGGCCTCCGATAAGGACGCGCGCTTTATTTGAAAGCAACCGCGGGTAGCCATCAGCATAGCCGACCGCAATCACAGCTATCTGCATAGGACGTGTCGCCCGAAAATTATGCCCGTAGGAAACCCCTTCGCCAACTGCCAGTCTTTTTACCTGCAACACACGTGTTTTTAACGTCATAACTGGCTGCAGAGGAATGGAAACTTCTGGGACGGGATTGCCGCCATAGAGCATAATCCCTGAGCGCACTAACGAAAAATCTTCGGCGCGATGAAAGTGAAAGAGCGTCGCACTATTGGCAATATGGCACAGCGCTGGACGTTCGGCAGCCGGAAGTGATGCCAATGCGACTTGAAACCGATCCAACTGCAGCTGATTCACCGGCGATTGAATTTCGTCAGCACACG
This window contains:
- a CDS encoding MlaD family protein — translated: MRFNAEAKVGVLIIVSFAFLVYMSVQLGTLRLDGRNYYQVRLPFESVGGLNRGASVKMAGVKIGSVDEIALEEGRVLVTVSIQRVYRVPDDVRAEIRTEGVLGEKFLELEYRLDGEPLDDGATARVVNRATSDDLMGAFGKVADDVSDITSNLKRSLGNPQTNDNINELIYQFKELSTNLNALVVANRQSVDATMENLSDITNALKHIIERNESRVDQTMSNLTQITDAVKGITLSNEEKINALISNLEIFSSILRDRGAGVVNDLEGTLRSADSAFSGLDTILIENREDLREVTRNVNALTAKLNRASVDIQDITGKINHGDGTLGKLVNSDVLHESLVGAAKGIESLTGKIEQFKTDVTLRSEFLTAVSETRGTLSVRVTPPQRSRFYEIGFVSTPFGRNSRTERRTLTYDHQAAGLVSDISTIEDENKYSLEYNALFGFIPYEDLELRVGLMETSFGVGASYVLPWFGKNIRVGMEAFDFNPQSNDSKNNNTHLKFTTDYHISNAFYLTAGFDDPLNPARRSPFAGVAFTFSDENLKYLAGMIPMGN
- a CDS encoding ABC transporter ATP-binding protein — its product is MIHIRNLQKSFGEKHVLRGINLDIPAGKITVVIGGSGSGKSVFLKHLLGLIKPDSGSITVDGIELTGLRGRELVEFRKRFGMLFQEAALFDSLSVAENIAFPMVEHTPWNVAERKRRVREKLDMVGLGEIEHQFPAELSGGMRKRVGLARAIAIDPKIILYDEPTTGLDPIMSHQVNALIRETNDRLGLTSVVISHDIRGALRIADQLVMLHFGAILQAGTPAEILASENETIQEFLRYDVRGDHEV
- a CDS encoding MlaE family ABC transporter permease, encoding MGKLLESLGTQGYRTAYLSGVIFFTFWNAMLWLFRPPFRYREFIRQFEFIGFGSLFVVILTGTFTGMVLALQLYIGFSKFHAEYLVGAVAAISITRELGPVLSALMITARAGSAMAAELGTMKVTEQVDALESMAVEPIQYLVTPRIVAAFLMFPLLTIVADFMGILGSYVVGVHLLGINPVVYMDKMVALVEISDITSGLVKAAVFGVIVSSVSCGIGLQTSQGAVGVGRSTTSAVVLSSTLILVADYLLTALMF
- the alr gene encoding alanine racemase, with the translated sequence MRTIYCEIDLAKLTHNYRLLQDQAGRSAVVAVVKADGYGHGDYQVALALQQAGCQYFAVARVHEGVKLRQAGVGRNILIMGGAFPGEFEDMCRFSLTPVVSCRENLEEMVAAGLRGLGVHLKVDTGMNRLGIHSDDLGGVVHTLRQSGFTLLGLMSHMACADEIQSPVNQLQLDRFQVALASLPAAERPALCHIANSATLFHFHRAEDFSLVRSGIMLYGGNPVPEVSIPLQPVMTLKTRVLQVKRLAVGEGVSYGHNFRATRPMQIAVIAVGYADGYPRLLSNKARVLIGGRFAPVLGNVCMDMTMIDVTGRPVSRGDEVVLFGTQGEQVLHAQELADICGTIDYEIFCGISQRVERVYING